CGCCCAGAAGGCAAACCCTAGAGAAGAATTCGCCATCGACCTCGGCTGCTAGCCGAGATAGCCTATCATTATGCGATCTTCGCAAGCACTTCATGAGCAAATCACAGACGCAATCTCCAGAGGACGGCTTTGTCTCGCTGAAGGGTGTGGTTTAACCCGGGCCGAGTTGGACGCTCTGTGTGAGCTGGGCGCTGAAAAGCTCGAGCTTGGCCTGGTGGACGAAGCAGTCACCGTCTTACGAGGGCTTGTCGCACTCTACCCATTTAGCTCGAAATACTATCAATGCCTGGGCATCGCTCTCTTACGAGCCGGGCAAGCTCAGAGCGCGGCCACTGCACTTAAATTAGCGTCCACCTTATGCCCAAACGACCTTACCATTCGCATCACTTTACTCGAGGCCCTACTAAAAGCAGGACTTTTGGAGCAAGCTAGGCAAAGCTGCGGTGAAATTCCCGGCGACGTTCAATTACCCGAAGCCAGTCTTCATCGTTTGAGCATCATCAAAGCATGCCTCGGTGACTCCAGCCCACAAACCCTTCCACCCAAAACTGTGCCCGCTCCTCTGCCCGAAACAAAGAGGACCTTCAAACTTCCAAATGGGGAACCGCTTCCCTTAAAAAACAGCCAATACGAAGTAACCCAGCCGTACATAACCGCGTCCGAAACCAAGCCGACGCCACCGCAAACGACGCTGATGACCTTCGATGAATCCGTCACCATTACCGCGGTTGTTAGAAGACGCCGGCCTTCAAAAAGCGGAGCGACCAAGAGCAGCGATGTAACCCAGACGGCTGTGGTGGTTCGCCGAAATATCTGCTCAGCGGAAAACGGTTCAGGCGAAAACACTGTGTTGTCTTATCTTCCTGAAATAGAGCCGGAGAGTTAGACATGGATGGACCGATTCGCCATGTTGTTTTGCCGTGGACTCAGCCCGCCGTTACTCCCGACGCGTCTCAAGCGCCAAACGTTTTAGAGCTTCAAAAAGATTCACTGGTCAAAGTTGGAGAGTCTCATCAAAGCAGCGCCCTTCAGGATTCGCCTCGACAACAGCTTGGCCAAACATCTTCTGAAGGCAACCTAGATAACCCCTGGTATAATTTTATGAAACTTGAACCTCCTCAAATTCCTGAGGAGCATCGCAGCCTACTCAATGAAACGGGTCTTATCGGCGCCTCGATTATACTCGACGTGTTCACCACACGAAGTGCAGAGCTTCAAGAAGAGGAGACCATACTCTCAGAGCTTGCACAGCTGCTTTTGGATACAAATCTTTCAGTAAACGGTGACTCCACAGAACTGGAAAACGTTGCGAAAATTCTCATTGAAAACGAGGGCACCATCC
Above is a genomic segment from Deltaproteobacteria bacterium containing:
- a CDS encoding tetratricopeptide repeat protein, with product MRSSQALHEQITDAISRGRLCLAEGCGLTRAELDALCELGAEKLELGLVDEAVTVLRGLVALYPFSSKYYQCLGIALLRAGQAQSAATALKLASTLCPNDLTIRITLLEALLKAGLLEQARQSCGEIPGDVQLPEASLHRLSIIKACLGDSSPQTLPPKTVPAPLPETKRTFKLPNGEPLPLKNSQYEVTQPYITASETKPTPPQTTLMTFDESVTITAVVRRRRPSKSGATKSSDVTQTAVVVRRNICSAENGSGENTVLSYLPEIEPES